From Psychroflexus torquis ATCC 700755, the proteins below share one genomic window:
- a CDS encoding glycoside hydrolase family 30 protein has translation MKSLKILSINLIALMVISSCIETEKSLKVDVVETSRSGNKLSKVDVFSEGKPTSKINLNPDKTFQTFTGFGGSFTESSAYLLNRLSKENRQKIIDAYFAESGARYSLTRTHMNSSDFSLGQYSYAPVEGDTLLTSFSIKEDKDDIIPMIKEAMEASKEGFKIISSPWTAPPWMKDNNEWVGGKLKPEHYDTWALFFSKYVDAYEAEGIDIWGFTVENEPHGNSNNWESMHYTPEEMTDFVSNHLGPQLEKDGKGDKIILGYDQNREGIKEWVDVMYKNEKNAKYYDGTAIHWYESTFEVFPEALQYAHEKAPQKYLIQTEACVDSEVPKWKDDDWYWSKEATDWGWDWAPEDQKHLHPKYVPVYRYARDIIGCMNNWVDGWVDWNMVLDRQGGPNWFKNWCVAPVIVDPDQDEVYFTPLYYTMAHFSKYIRPGAKRIDFESTDKDLQVSAATNPDGSHIVIVFNPSEEEKVFELSMKEAEQVVSISPQAIQTIVLKPKK, from the coding sequence ATGAAAAGTCTGAAAATTTTATCTATAAACTTAATAGCTCTCATGGTGATTAGTTCTTGTATAGAAACAGAAAAATCTTTAAAGGTTGACGTTGTTGAAACCTCCAGAAGTGGAAATAAACTCTCTAAAGTCGATGTCTTTAGCGAAGGAAAACCAACTTCTAAAATCAATTTAAACCCTGATAAAACGTTTCAAACCTTTACGGGTTTTGGCGGATCATTTACAGAATCTTCCGCTTATTTACTGAATCGATTGAGTAAAGAAAACCGTCAAAAAATCATCGATGCTTATTTTGCGGAAAGTGGTGCACGATATTCGTTAACAAGAACTCATATGAACTCAAGTGATTTCTCTTTAGGTCAATATTCATATGCCCCCGTTGAAGGCGACACCTTACTGACTAGTTTTTCTATTAAAGAGGATAAAGACGATATTATTCCTATGATTAAAGAGGCTATGGAAGCCTCAAAGGAAGGATTCAAAATTATATCTTCTCCTTGGACTGCTCCACCTTGGATGAAAGATAATAATGAGTGGGTTGGTGGAAAATTAAAGCCAGAACATTACGACACTTGGGCTCTTTTCTTTTCTAAATATGTTGATGCTTATGAGGCTGAAGGGATTGATATATGGGGTTTTACTGTGGAAAATGAACCACATGGTAATAGCAATAATTGGGAAAGCATGCACTATACCCCAGAAGAAATGACTGATTTTGTGAGCAATCACCTTGGCCCTCAATTAGAAAAAGACGGTAAAGGCGATAAAATTATTTTAGGATATGACCAAAATCGCGAAGGCATTAAAGAGTGGGTGGATGTGATGTATAAGAATGAGAAAAATGCTAAATATTATGATGGAACTGCCATACACTGGTACGAAAGTACCTTTGAAGTGTTTCCCGAAGCTTTGCAATATGCACATGAAAAAGCACCCCAGAAATACTTGATACAAACTGAAGCCTGTGTGGATTCCGAAGTTCCTAAATGGAAAGATGACGACTGGTATTGGAGTAAAGAAGCGACAGATTGGGGTTGGGATTGGGCCCCCGAAGATCAAAAACACTTACATCCAAAATACGTTCCTGTTTATCGCTATGCTAGAGATATTATAGGATGTATGAACAATTGGGTTGATGGCTGGGTCGACTGGAATATGGTCTTGGACCGACAAGGTGGACCTAACTGGTTTAAAAACTGGTGTGTGGCTCCAGTCATTGTAGATCCTGATCAAGATGAAGTCTATTTTACCCCACTCTATTACACCATGGCTCATTTCAGTAAATACATAAGACCAGGTGCGAAACGAATTGATTTCGAATCTACAGATAAAGACTTGCAAGTGAGCGCTGCCACAAATCCAGATGGAAGTCATATCGTTATCGTT
- a CDS encoding glycosyl hydrolase family 17 → MKPVKNILLVISFVLLVCCQTSQKEKNPMQNNRNLTAKEILSKPEFLAISYGGYRKKTRKEQPTIQQLKEDLKILHAMDIRILRTYNVRLPHAANILKAIDELKKANPEFEMYMMLGAWIDCKNAWTEMPLNHNEGSEHNAIEIDRAVELANQYPDIVKIIAVGNEAMVKWASAYFVQPHIILKWVKYLQDLKQEGKIDKDLWITSSDNFASWGGGEHEYHTPELEELIKAVDYLSIHTYPMHDTHYNPVFWGVLPKEKKLSNTKQLDKVMTRSLSYAISQYDSVVNYMETLEVKKPVHIGETGWATVSAGFYGENGSKASDEYKQALYYNKMREWASKNKIKCFYFEAFDEPWKDEHNPKGSENFFGLFTVDGEAKYVIWDELDKGTFEGFKRGKNKMTKTYNGSLEDLLLDVQMPPVKNEIMLNH, encoded by the coding sequence ATGAAGCCAGTAAAAAATATACTTTTAGTAATAAGCTTTGTTTTACTGGTTTGTTGTCAAACATCTCAAAAAGAGAAAAACCCTATGCAAAATAACAGAAATCTAACCGCTAAAGAAATTCTTAGTAAACCAGAATTTTTAGCAATTTCTTATGGTGGCTACAGAAAAAAGACGCGCAAAGAGCAACCCACCATTCAACAGCTTAAAGAAGATCTAAAAATTCTTCATGCTATGGATATTCGCATATTACGAACCTATAATGTTCGTCTCCCCCATGCCGCCAATATTTTAAAAGCGATTGACGAACTGAAGAAAGCTAATCCTGAATTTGAAATGTATATGATGCTCGGGGCTTGGATCGATTGTAAAAATGCGTGGACCGAAATGCCACTCAACCACAACGAGGGAAGCGAACATAACGCTATAGAAATCGACAGAGCTGTAGAACTAGCGAATCAATACCCAGATATTGTAAAAATAATTGCGGTTGGCAATGAAGCCATGGTAAAATGGGCTTCTGCTTATTTCGTTCAGCCACATATTATTTTAAAATGGGTAAAATACCTACAAGATTTAAAACAAGAAGGCAAAATAGATAAGGATTTATGGATTACGAGTTCAGATAATTTTGCGTCTTGGGGCGGTGGAGAACATGAATACCACACTCCAGAGCTTGAAGAGCTTATTAAAGCGGTAGATTATCTTTCTATCCATACCTATCCAATGCATGATACACACTATAATCCTGTGTTTTGGGGAGTACTTCCAAAAGAAAAAAAATTGAGTAACACCAAACAGCTAGATAAAGTGATGACTCGTTCCTTGAGTTATGCTATCTCTCAGTATGATAGTGTTGTGAACTATATGGAGACTTTAGAGGTGAAAAAACCAGTACACATTGGAGAAACAGGATGGGCCACTGTCTCTGCTGGTTTTTATGGTGAAAATGGCTCTAAGGCATCAGATGAGTATAAGCAAGCTTTATACTATAACAAAATGCGAGAATGGGCCTCAAAAAACAAAATAAAATGCTTCTATTTTGAAGCCTTTGACGAACCCTGGAAAGATGAACACAACCCAAAAGGTTCTGAGAACTTTTTCGGCCTATTTACAGTAGATGGAGAAGCTAAATATGTCATTTGGGATGAATTGGATAAAGGCACCTTCGAAGGTTTTAAGCGCGGTAAAAACAAAATGACCAAGACCTATAACGGAAGCTTGGAAGATCTTCTTCTGGACGTGCAAATGCCTCCAGTAAAAAATGAAATTATGCTTAATCATTAA